The genomic segment GCGCCCAGGTTGGAAGACGCGAGGACCATTACGCCGACGGGACGCACCGCCGTCGTCAGCGGAAGAAGACACGCCGACTGCTTGCCCGCCTCGCGAAGGCCCGCAAGCAATTCAGCGTAGTCACACACGTCGTCGAGCGCGTGGAGGACGACCGGGTGCTCGCCAGCCCACAACTCGGCCAGCTTCGTGTCCTGCAACGGTGGGAGGGTTGCGACCTCCACCTCGGTCGCGGTTGGCCGCGTTTCCGCCGACAGGAGCGGCAGCGTATACAAATCCGCGGCGGCCCCGCCGCGCGGCAGCACGAGAGCAATTTCGTCGAAGTCCACCACCTGGCGCAGGCAGACGGCCAAGTCGGGCAGCATCGCTTCGACGTCGCGATGCACGACCAGCAGGTCCATCAATTCGAGCAGCGACGCCTCATGCGGCCTTTCCATGGCGCTAAACCTACCATGGCGGGGCGAAGCGCGCCACGGCGAACGCTCCTCGGCCGTGGCAACCGTGACTACCGCGCGTGGATAGGCCCGTCCGCTGTCACGACGGCCTGGTGTCGACCCGCTTCGGGCGGCCCCGGCCGGCGACCCAGCCGACCGCCAGGCCGACCATCACACCGACGCCAGCAGTGAACGCGATCGTCGGCAGAGGCTGGCGCTTGACGTAGCGGATGCCCTCGTCCTTGATGTCCTCCAGCCGCCCGACGACGCCCCGACGCACAGATCTCGCCACCCGTCTTGCCTGGTAGACGCCTTCCTCGATGGCATCCTCCGCTACCGATTTGACCATACGGGCTTCGTGTGACAAATGCGCGGCGTGCGCCGCCGCGTCCGCCATTCGATCGCTTGTCGACGGCGTCGCGTCCTCGGATGTTTCGCGTGTGACGATTGCCATGACTTGCCCCTTTTGATTGATGAGAAGCGGCTTCAAACCTGTTTGTGTCCGACCGGCAGATCGGGACTCCGACGGATCGCCCTACCAGCGTGGATCTCTCACGCGGTCGCGTCTCTGGTCAGCCGTCGAAGGTCGAACCCACCGAGGATCAGCATCGCGCCCCACAACATGCCGAAGACGCTGACCAGCCAGACCACAGCGAGCCCGCCCTGAACGGGGTTGCATACGAGCAGAATGCCGAACGCGATGCCCAGGATGCCGCCAAGCGCCAGCCACCACCCCCCCGAGATATCCCGGCGCAGTTTCACGGCCGCGACAACTTGCAGGACGCCCAGGCCAATCGCCCAAAGGGCGATCAGCACCACGAATGCGACCGCCGTGATCGATGGATACAGGACGGTGAGGACGCCTATGGCGATGCCGACGAACCCTTGCACCAGCAGGACCCACCAGTCCGAGGTCAATCGGCGTGCGGCTATGCCCGCTGCGATGGCGAGGATCCCGTCGACCAAGGCGACGGCGCCGAACACGAGGACGAGCGCGGCGATCGTCGCGAGCGGCCAGACGAACGCGAAGACGGCCAGCGCGATGGCCACCAGGCCGCGCAGGACCGGAACCCACCAGTACCGTGACCAGAACTCAAACATACAACCTCCAATGGCCCGCATGCCGGGCATCCCGTGGTTCAAACCGCCCTCTCCCCGCGGCCACGTCCGCGCGGAAGCCGGCGCCTTCGGTGCCGGCGCTCTCTTCGTGCCTCGCAAGATGAATACCTCGCCGGCGAACGTGCCTTGCCGACGCAAACGCTAGGGAAATCAGGGAGTGAACGGTCGTTCTGGGTCCGCCGCATCGAAGCCTGGCGACGAAATGGCGTCGCCGGGCTTTGCGCTCGTCACCCTGCGGCAGGACGTCCAGGCGGTTGTGCCGCCGGTTCGGGCGGTCGGGCGAGGGCGTGCTCGTTGCAGTGCCGGGCGTTCGTGGGCCATCCACGAACTCCTTAGGAGTCCGACGTAAATTAGTTCTGCAGATACTACCAAGTCATGATCTGATAGGTGCGTGCGACGTAACCTCGACATCGAAGCGACGGTCGTGGCGAAATACGCGGTCTTGGAACCGGTCCTCGATGAGCGCGCGCGGCGGCTCTGGGCCGCCACGGAATCGTGCGCCATCGGCTTCGGAGGCGATGCGTTGGTGTCGGCCGCCACCGGCCTGGCGCGCGACACGATCCGACGGGGCCGGCAGGAATTGGCGGCAGGCGTCGTGGTCACGGGACGCATCCGACGACCTGGCGCGGGGCGTCCTGTGCTGGAGGCCCGGCAACGCGGCTTGACCGCCGCCCTCGAGCAGTTGGTCGACCCGCTGACGCGCGGCGATCCGACGTCGCCGTTGCGGTGGACCTGCAAGAGCCGCGCGCAGTTGACGGCCGCCTTGGTGAAGCAGGGCTGGGCCGTGAGTTCGACCACCGTCGGTCGGCTGCTGCACGACCTGGGCTACAGTCTGCACTCGGTGCGCAAGAGCCGCGAAGGCACGTCGCATCCCGATCGGAACGCGCAGTTCGAGTTGATCAATGGCACAGCGGCGCGGTTTCTGCAGGACGGGCAACCGGTGATTTCGGTCGATACCAAGAAGAAGGAACTGGTCGGGGACTTCAAGAATGCCGGCCAGGAATGGCAGCCCGCCGGAACGCCGGAGACCGCGCGGGTGCACGACTTCCCGTCGGACGCGGTCGGCAAAGCGATTCCCTACGGGGTGTACGACATGGCGCGCAACGAAGCGTGGGTCAGTGTGGGGCGCGACCATGACACGCCGGCGTTCGCCGTCGCGTCGATTCGCCTGTGGTGGAAAATGATGGGGCGCCGCGCCTACCCGAAGGCGACGGCGCTGTACATCACCGCCGACGCGGGCGGCAGCAACAGCTATCGGGCGCGCGCCTGGAAGACCGAGGTGCAAGCGTTGGCCGACGCGCTCCGTCTGCGCATCCATGTGTCGCACTTCCCACCCGGCACGAGCAAGTGGAACACGATCGAGCATCGGCTCTTTTGTCACATCACGCAGAACTGGCGGGGCAAGCCCCTTCGTACGTTCGAGACCGTCGTCGAATTGATCGGACACACCCGCACAGCGGCACGACTTCGCGTGAAGGCGCAACTCGACCAGGGGACCTACGCGACCGGCGTGGTGGTGACGCGCGCCCAGATGCAAGAACTCTCGCTGCACCCGCATGACTTCCACGGTGAGTGGTACTATGAATTGCGGCCTCGACGAAGTTGACTATCTAATATCGATCAAACGCCTTAGGCCGCGCTCCCGAGACTGGAGGGTGGAGGAGGGGCCGCATGCCACGCCACGGGGCCGTCGTTGCTGGCGCATTGCTATCGATGATCATGGCGGCGGTGCCGGCCGCGGCCGGGCCGCAGTCCGATCCGCCGCCGACGGCGCCTGCCGCGCCCGCCGCCAGGCCGGAGCCGTTCACGTTCGCCGACTTCACCTGGCTGACCGGGAATCCGCGCACGAAGGAATCGCCGCTCGACACGAAG from the Vicinamibacterales bacterium genome contains:
- a CDS encoding HdeD family acid-resistance protein is translated as MFEFWSRYWWVPVLRGLVAIALAVFAFVWPLATIAALVLVFGAVALVDGILAIAAGIAARRLTSDWWVLLVQGFVGIAIGVLTVLYPSITAVAFVVLIALWAIGLGVLQVVAAVKLRRDISGGWWLALGGILGIAFGILLVCNPVQGGLAVVWLVSVFGMLWGAMLILGGFDLRRLTRDATA
- a CDS encoding ISAzo13 family transposase codes for the protein MEATVVAKYAVLEPVLDERARRLWAATESCAIGFGGDALVSAATGLARDTIRRGRQELAAGVVVTGRIRRPGAGRPVLEARQRGLTAALEQLVDPLTRGDPTSPLRWTCKSRAQLTAALVKQGWAVSSTTVGRLLHDLGYSLHSVRKSREGTSHPDRNAQFELINGTAARFLQDGQPVISVDTKKKELVGDFKNAGQEWQPAGTPETARVHDFPSDAVGKAIPYGVYDMARNEAWVSVGRDHDTPAFAVASIRLWWKMMGRRAYPKATALYITADAGGSNSYRARAWKTEVQALADALRLRIHVSHFPPGTSKWNTIEHRLFCHITQNWRGKPLRTFETVVELIGHTRTAARLRVKAQLDQGTYATGVVVTRAQMQELSLHPHDFHGEWYYELRPRRS